TGTTCTTCGAGGGCCAAGATACACCCTAGGGATCCCTGCTCCTCCAAGCCCAGACTCAGGGTATGACAGCATCAGAACCAGAGTCTACCCTGCTCAGTGTCTGGAGCAGGGGTATTCCAAGAGAAAAGCCCCACCGCTACACCTTTAAGGAGATGAGAGGAGCTACAAGAAGCAGACCCCCGGGATCCATCCAGGCCTGAGATGGAAAAACCAATCTGACCAGGTGGTGGCATCACTGTGCCCAGGCCACTGGTCGAAAGCATAATGCAGAAGTAAAGCCTGTTCACCACTGGTGACTTGCTAGTACAGGGGAGGTACGAAGAGTGAAAGGAACTCGAGGCTAACAGCTCCTGGAAGAGAGgtctgggagtggggaggggtaaGTCAGGATTTGGTGTTATAGGGGGCCATCCTGCATCATGAGCTGACCATCCAGTTACCAGCAGGAGAGGGCAAGCAGGGAATGTCCCAAAGTCACCCTCTGCCAAGACTTGGGAATAATACTGTGAGCCTGTCTCTGTGAAACCACTGGGAATGGTTGAATATCAGATATGACTGATAGTCAAAGACAGATCTGGGTGATAACTGCGTATTGGAATAGAGGTTGAGGAACATCTCTGATACTAGAGGTTGATGCAGCTGGGGTGTAGGACAACGACAACATGCCAGCACCAATCATACTCCCTGTTTAGTCCCACCTATCTCCTCagcaaggggtgtgtgtgtgtgtgtgtgtgtgtttctgcctatTCACTTGAGTCTCCAGGTGACAGAAATAGGTTTCAACACTTCTACCCCCAAAGCCTGGGAGATTTTCACAGAAACCCCCTCTCTTTCCCTGGACACCAAAGACAAAGGTTGAGATGCACAAGTCCAGGATTCATGCAGAGTTTGTGCAGCAGAAAAACTTCCTGGCTGAAGAGGAACAGAGGCAGCTGCAGGCGCTGGAGGCAGAAGAGAGGGAGCAACTGAGAACCCTAGGGGAAACAGaggctgacctggcccagcagagCCAGGCCCTACAGGAGCTGATCTCAGAACTAGAGCGGAGGAGGTGGGGCTCGCCGCTGGAGCTGCTGCAGGTGAGACTGGGAGTCAGGCCCAGAGAGTAAGCAGAAAAAGCTAGAACTCTGTAGCTACCATTAACCCAAAGGCAAACCTGGTGTCTGTAGTATTCTTATTTAAAACAAACTGGAATTTGGGCCCATACATGGTTTGCATTCAATCTATAGAAGAGCCCAGAATTAGGAAGGAGTGGTCCATCAAGCAATTAACAGATGTGGACATCCCAGGTCAGTGTTCATGCTAACACATACCAACTCTGAAACCCTTTCTGAGCACTGGGTTTCTCATATTTTAAATAGATATTATACTTTTACATATCTTAAATGACAAAattggaactggcattgtggcacagcaggttaaaccacgctctctgatactggcatcccatatgggcactggttctaatcccagctactctgctccagatccagcttcctgctcatatacctgggaaagcagtgggaaactACACAAGTCCATGGGAGACCTTGACTTCTAAGCTTCTAACTTTGGCATGACCCAagtcccagccatttgggaaatgaatcagcagatggaagatctctctactcttccctctctctgcaattctgtctttcaaataaatcttttaaaaaattatgaaatccactAAAGCTCATAGATAAGTGTCTACCCAGGGGAAAGTTTTAATAAATGTGATAGAACTGAAAACAATGAATGGAACATTGAGACTAGCTGCCGAGTCTCTCCATTACTCTAGGTGaggtcattttccttttctggacCCAATGTGTTTGCCTAACTGCggattaaatgttcccagaagtCCTTTCTGCTCTAATGTTCTTACCGTTCCCTTTTAGTGTGAAAAGGCTGATTGTTCTGGCTTGACTTGGCAGGCTCTCTTCCACCCAACTTTCAAGTAGGCTTCAAGTACACTCTTGAGTGGGCCTTAACACAGCCAGTTCCCATGTAAGGGCTCCCACAACCCCTGCAACATGACATTCTAGAGTAATTCAATTTCATACACAGGAATCGGTAACCAGCACAGCATTAACCAACCAGCCCTCCCTCCCAAACAGCTCAAGCCCACAGGGAACTAGGATGGTTTCTGGGCCTCTTACCCCAACCATTCTCTCCCTGAGACTGTATGGGCTATCTGCCCTCTTGCAGCCGCCTCCCTCCTTTGCCCTCCCTCCAAGAATATGGTCTTTCTAATCTGGTTTCTGAGTCAGAGTCATCTTTCACACCCCTGCCATGTTTCTGGTTACCCCAGGAGCATCACATGTCCTTGATACTTCAAGCTGGTCAGAATCCTCTTCGGAGCCTCAGCCCAGAGCAGTGAGGCAGAGCAGAGCCCCAGACACCACAGGCTGCTATCACATCACCCATGGGACTGAGGTCTCGGCAGTGaacttactctctgtcttttttcttaGGAGGTGGCAGTTGTGCTGGCAAGGTAAGAGGGGTTTTATTTACTAGAAGAGGGGGCGATAGGAGTCATATATGCCTCTGAGAAGGGTGGTAAAGTTAGAAAAACATGCCCTGAACTTTCCCGTGCTTGCCTCTCTGGTTCTCAAGGAGATCCTCTATTAAGCACTTTCTGGTCTCAGAAGGCTAACAAATGGATAGCTCAGTTGCCAAGTTTCCCAGAGGTTTTGGGCTATAATATCTTCACACAGCAAATCCCCAACAACTGGGGAAAGGCTAGGAATTTCTCTAGCCTGCTGGGTCTGCTTTTTTAGAAGCAGTTATACCAGTTATAAACCACCTCGAAAGAGCTGTAAGACAGACCTACAGCATGGCCAGACTCCTTGAGGCTTCCCATAGATGTGATCCAGCCTGTATCAGACACCTTGCCTGTAAGATAAGATGTGCTTACGTGGTGACCTTGGGCTCCGAGAAAAGACACATGCTGCAGAGGCTTTCATAACCAGGAATTTCTGGATAAATCCTGGAATTTTTTGCCTCTCATTCCTACTTCGCAGAGGCAGTTGTAAGTTTTGTACTGAACTATCACAATCCCCACCAAGGGAGCCATAGCATTAAGGTTGGGGCAGGGGGAAAGGGTAGGTAATAGGAGTGGAAGACGAGTCTGAAACTCTTTCCCCAGGAGTGAGTCCTGGAGCCTGAAGGAGCTGAAAGTCATCTCACCAGACCTGAGGAGTGTGTGCCATGTGCCGGGGCTAAAGAAGATGCTGAGGACGTGTGGCGGTGAGGCGAGCTCTGGGAGTAGTGGGTGTGGGGCAGATGGGAATGATGAAAGTGTGGAGGAGAATGGACAGCAGCATGGAGGAGAGATGGCAGGTGGGGGAGACAGGAGTAGAGAAGGCAATCCCTCCAaaggccagggcaaggccagagcTCGCTGGAAGCCAGTTCCTCACCTGAGGAGGTCGGCCACCCATCCTCCTCCTGGAATTTACACAGATCCCCTCGCTCCGGGCACAGGCTTAGGACTTCCCACACCCGAGGCCTGACCGTGGTGCTCTTTCTGCAGTACACGTCACTCTGGATCCACAAACGGCCAATCCACAGCTCATCATCTCAGAGGATCTGAGACAAGTGAGGCTTGCAAACACCTGGCAGGAGGTGCCAAAAAATGAAGAGAGATTCGATAATTATCCAATGGTCCTCGGTGCCCAGCACTTCACCTCTGGAAAGCATTACTGGGAAGTCAGTGTGAGGGGAAAGAGGGCCTGGGACCTGGGAGTCTGCAGAGCCTCGGTGCAGAGGAAGGGGAATTTTGTGCTCAGCACTGAGAGAGGCTTCTGGACGATTTGGCTGTGGAAAGTAAAACAATATGAGGCTGGCACCTGCTCCCCAACCCCCCTCCACCTTCGGGTACCTCCACACCAAGTTGGGATCTTCCTGGactatgaggccagcactgtttcCTTCTACAATGTCACTGACCACGGGTCCCTGATCTACACCTTCTCTGACTGTGACTTTGCTGGACCTCTGCGGCCCTTCTTCAATCCTGGTTTCAATGATGATGGAAAAAATGGAgctcctctcactctctgtccacTGAAGATGGCATAGTCTGGACTCACCAATTACTGAGGACTCTTCATGGACACCCTTGTGCCATtggggcccctccctgcagcgTCCCCTGCCTCTTTTGCCCATGAACGCTTGAGTCATTTTTGCCTCTGCAGAGGTGTTGGGATCCCAGGAAGCAGGTGTTAGCAGGGGTGGGAGGTCACTGAAAGCCAATATCAAGTGGGTATTTCTGCTGTAGATTGCCAATTCCCTCCAGTGAAGCAAACTGCAGATTTAGCCCAAACTCACCTGAACCAGACAGTTTCCACCTCCTTTATGTCGCTGAAGTTCTGTCCAAGGGgacagcactgtagtgtagaaggttaagccactgcctgcaggcaccagttcaagtcctggtttctccacttccaatccagctaccagctaatgtgtctgggaaagcagtggaagagggccaagtccttgggcccctgcacctgtgtgggagacccagctaaatctcctggctttggcctggcccagctgtagtcattgtggccatttagttagtgaaccagcagacagaagcttgctcactctctccccttcaagtaaataaacctttaaaaaaaaatcctgttttagCCTCTCCATCTTCATTATTATCTTAGATCAGAGCTCTATTAGACCGTGGATGGTTTGTAAAATAGCTTCCTAAAACAGTTGTGTTGCATTCTGCCCTTGCTCCTTAAACCTGAAATACTTGACAACTCTGATTAATAGTGATATACGACAttccttcaaaatgttcatggaaaatacatatgaaaagctatgcatggatttcaatttttgcactaaaataaatgtatcttaactCCATTTTTTTACAAACTTTGAAGTATGCTTGGATATCTAATGTTGCACATGTTTTCCTGCCTGGGCTGCCCTCCCCACTTCTGCATCTGGATTATTTGGTCTTGGGCAGAAGATACCAGTCAAGAGTCTCCTCTCTCGCTTTCCAAGTGGCCACTGTGGTGATAGAAGGCATTTTGAGGTTGCAGTCACTGCCCGAGGGCAGGTGCCCCTTCACATGGAGGGAACTCCTGAGTTTGAAACACAAAGTTCTCTTGGAGCTGGTACAGTTCTCTGGACCTCTGAAAGACCTGAGATGGTTCTGTCCATGTTGTTAGTTGACCAGTGAATGTCACCTGTAGTGAGGGTCAAGGCTCAGGTGCCCTCAGCTCTCAGCGttcttcctggaaaatggaacacTTCTACTCCTCCTGGGACATCCAACTTTGCTATCATTCCTCTCTGAAATTCCCCCTTTCTTGGGCAAGTTTTTCTGGCTTTTCCACATACGGCCACCACTAAGGAATAGCAGAAGGGACGTGTCTGCAGTGAGTGGGACCACATCGTCACGAGAATGGAAGTTTGAACAGGGTGGGATGTGTCTGTCTACCTGTGTTCCAAGTCAGCAGCTCAGGCTATGAGAACTGGGGAAAAAAGGGCTCAGTTTATCTTCCAGAAGCTTCTACCATAAAGGATGAAATCAGCCAAGGTAAGGGGAAGGGGGGGTTCCATATCCTTTCTGTGCAACCACACCACCTCCTC
This window of the Lepus europaeus isolate LE1 chromosome 7, mLepTim1.pri, whole genome shotgun sequence genome carries:
- the TRIM21 gene encoding E3 ubiquitin-protein ligase TRIM21, whose amino-acid sequence is MASATPLAMMWEEVTCAICLDPMVEPVSIECGHSFCQECISEVGKDGGGICPVCRERFLLRNLRPNRHLANVVDNLKQNCQAAKDEPQGQRCTVHGEKLHLFCEEDGQILCWVCARYQKHREHHTVPIDAAAQGYQEKLQVALEKLRHQQELAEKLEVDVAMKRAEWKARVEMHKSRIHAEFVQQKNFLAEEEQRQLQALEAEEREQLRTLGETEADLAQQSQALQELISELERRRWGSPLELLQEVAVVLARSESWSLKELKVISPDLRSVCHVPGLKKMLRTCGVHVTLDPQTANPQLIISEDLRQVRLANTWQEVPKNEERFDNYPMVLGAQHFTSGKHYWEVSVRGKRAWDLGVCRASVQRKGNFVLSTERGFWTIWLWKVKQYEAGTCSPTPLHLRVPPHQVGIFLDYEASTVSFYNVTDHGSLIYTFSDCDFAGPLRPFFNPGFNDDGKNGAPLTLCPLKMA